AGCGTATCAAGTGTTGCCTTCATAACTAAcctcattcatttttatataataattagttGAAAGCTGTCTTGCATAATGATTATTAAAAATGGAGACCTTGAACCATCCAATCACTGTCAAGTGCTGGAGGCAaagtaaaaaatttaagaaaaaaaagtcaagtcCAGAGAGAGTACAAAATATGGAGGCAGACATTTGCCAAGGCACAGTCCATTGCAGTGGTTCGGGAAGTGAAGTTTGTGTCTGAGGGAATCTTCAGTAAGAAACAATGGTTAGTTCCTTTCATTGTTATATTAGATCATTTGACTTTTGAGTCCCTTCTAAGCAATAGATGGAATGAATGGTTTTGATAGCCCTTGATGAGCCGGATATATCAATCCTGTTTTTCACTGATGTTCTGTTTTCGAGCAATAGATATGTTGCATGAGATGTTCTACTGAACATCTTCGTTTGCAGACACAAGATACGATTTTGAAATAGAATTTCTGTTTTTGAATGATGAACATCTCATGCAATGCAAAAACCGGGTCATTTAACAAAATGTGTTTAAAGAGATGAACAGGATGAATGTGTTTGACTGTAAAGTATTCTTTAGGTAATTTATGAAATAAGTATTTTGACTAGTTAACACTGGAAAGTATAGAAATGTTTTTAACTATAAAGCGGATCGTGCTTATTATTCTCAGCCAATTTTTGGCAAAATACGTTTTGAAAACTGAGGCCTTAGGCAGAATAGACGTTTATGGCTGGTAGATACTTTCTGGTCAACAGACAATTGCATGCATTTGGCAGCTTAATTAACCGTCTCTGAAGTAGATACTAAAAACCAAAGTTTACTTCTATAGATATGATACATTTGCCGAATGTATCATATCTATAGGAGACACATTTCTAAATGACCATTGTTTGACTAGGAATTTTAAGATTAGTTTTAAGAGACAGTGACAGGAATGCTTTTCTTCTTAGAAACGAAAGTCCAGGTAAATAATGAAGGTACCCTCAATTCCCTGGCACCTTgataaaaaatagatagaaaagCAAATTAATTGAAACCAAGTGATATCCATCCATAACTATCATAGCTGAACTAGAATATctatttttctgaaaatattttggtCTTTTGTTGAAATTCATTTGAGCTCTGAAAAGATTAATTAGGTTGTTAAATGTAAGTAATTGGCATAGTTTTATTTGAGAAAATGGACTAAGATATAACATCCTACATTCTATAGCTTTTCTTTCACCTTAAAAGATAATCAATTTTCTCTTTACTTAAAAACTATGTTGGCCCTCTTTTTACAGAAGTCATTCCTGGTGTTAGCTGGAGCAGCCTTCTTGATTTCCTTGGCTGATGCAGGAGGGTTTGGTGGGGGCcgaggaggtgggggaggaggaggaggaggaggaggaggaggaggaggaggaggaggaggaggaggaggaggaggcagtttTGGGCATGGAGGTGGAGGCTACGGTCAAGGAGGCAATGCTGGTGGTAATGGGGGTGGTGCAGGAGGTGGAAGCTATGCCCAAGGAGGTGGAGCAGGATCAGGAGTAGGGGGCGGTTATAGCCAAGGTAATGGAGCAGGAGTAGGAGGAGTAGGGGGTTATGGACAAAACAGTGGAGCTGGATCAGGAGGAGCAGGAAGTTATGGTCAAGGTGGTGGAGCAGGCACTGGAGGTCAAGTTGGGGGAACGTCCAGCCAGTTCTTTAATCTTGAAGGACCTACAGGAGGCGCTGGAAGTGGTAATGGAGGTAATGGTTATAGTGGTAACCAGGGAAGCGGTGGACTTGGAAGTGGCCAAGGAGGCTATGGTGGTAACCAGGGTGGCAGTGGATTTGGAGGTGGCCAAGGAAGCTTTGGGGGAAATCAGGGTGGAAGTGGATTTGGAGGTGGCCAAGGAAGCTATGGTGGTAACCAGGGTGGAAGCGGACTTGGAAGTGGCCAAGGAGGCTATGGGGGAAACCAGGGTGGCAGTGGGGAATTTTGGAAGTGGGCCAATGGCAAGCTTTGGGGGAAATATCAGGGTGGAAGGTGGCGCTTTTTGGAGGGGGTTGGCCTAAGGAAGAGCTATGGTGGTAAACCACGGGTGGAAGCGGACTTGGTGTGTGGCCAAGGAGGCTATGGGGGAAACCAGGGTGGCAGTGGATTTGGAGGTGGCCAAGGAAGCTATGGGGGAAACCAGGGTGGTAGTGGATTAGGAGGTGGCCAAGGAAGCTATGGTGGTAACCAGGGTGGAAGTGGGTTTGGAGGTGGCCAAGGAAGCTTTGGGGGAAATAAGGGTGGAAGTGGATTTGGAGGTGGCCAAGGAAGCTATGGTGGTAACCAGGGTGGAAGTGGATTAGGAGGTGGCCAAGGAAGCTATGGTGGTAACCAGGGTGGTAGTGGATTTGGAGGTGGCCAAGGAAGCTATAGGGTGGAACCGTGGTAGTGGAGGTGGCCAAGGAGGGCTTTATGGGGGAAATCCAGGGTGGTAGTGGAGGATGGCCAATAGTAATGGGGGGAAACCAGGGTGGTAGTGGATTTGGAGGTGGTCAAGGAAGCTATAGTGGTAATCTTGGCAACAGTGGATTTGGGAGTGGCTTTGGAGGCAGCCAAGGGAGCAGTGGTTACAGCAATGGACAGATAGGAGGTGGAACTGGAGGAGGCTACAGTGGTAACCAGGGCGGCAGTGGTTATGGCAGTGGCCAGGGCAACAACGGATTTGGAGGTGGCTTCGGAGGCAACAAAGGCAGTGGAGGCTCCGGTAATGGAGGAAGTGGCTACGGAGGTGGCCAAGGAAATGGAAGTTATTAATGTATTATGATGTTTCTGATAAGGTATGCAAATGCCAATTAAAGAAGCTCTTTGACTGGTAAATGTGAAGTAGATTCATTTTGGAGACTTTGGTTAGATTTTGGACCTTAAATCTTTCATAAGCAacagttatttattataattcaagGTTCTaattaatactgtatgaaactatAACAATAAAAGGGAAACATTATCAGCTGATCGTATTATTATTTACTCTAATGGAAGCAATCTAGTTACCTATTTATATGCCAGAATAATGTAAGGAAATATTTTTAAGATGTCTCTGATTAGAAATCTTACAACTGGCCTAAACATACAAGAAAGATCAAGAAACTGTTCTGTTCTCAAGTGGCTAATTTCGTCTTTTCCTCCAGCACTTACTAGATTGCACAATCTTCTTTATTATAAATTCTGGAACGAGGTAAACTACAGAACTATTAAAGGCTGCACTTGGAGGTGGTCATTGTTTTCTTTAACAACTTGTGGGACCAACTCTTAAAGATACATTGAGTGGAAAAACCACCTTTACATGGTTTCTTAATATttgatattgaaaaatatcagaagaCTATAAAGTAATGGATATGATTAGACCTTTTACGTCGGTTTTTCGCTACTTAAGATTTCTTACAGTATGTGGAAACTTAGGATGGTAAGTCATCATGTCTATATGTTTTATCATTAATTACCTAGAGTTTGGCATTTCGAAACTCATTCTTTTTTTAGGACACTTTAAGTAAGTTCATGAAGAGGGTATTCTGCTGATTTTAGCGAGTAAGTTTGAAGTTTGATGTACTATATGATTGTTTCTTAGTAGTAAGGCTTGATCTTTGGAGGCTTTCTTTTCAGGAATATTCTCAACACACTCTAGTATAGAGCCCCTCTGTCTTGTTGGGGGCTAACAATATGATCATGGAGGGACTAACACACAAAACAGTGTTTATGTCACTAATTTACTTTGCATTCgaatatttttagttgatataaaaaGTTCTGAAAGTGGATGATTTTTTAACAATACTAAAAACAGAACTAAGATATAAATGAACTGAGAAATAAGATACAAGAAAAGAATTTGTGAAAGGATGTTAAGTGACTACAGTaagttttgttttccttattcggAAAATCCACTTCTAGATGGTTGGTGTTCGTTCCCTTTCcgttagaaaaaaaactgtcttcAGAGAATGCTCAGCGTCCTCCATAGCGGGATCCACCACCAGCTGATCCTCCCTGGCTCCCGTGTCCAGAAGATGCTCCCCCGGATGATCCTCCATGGCCTCCGCTACCAGAAGAGCCGCTTCCTGAGTAGCCTCCTATGCCGGAGGACCCACCTCCGGAGGGGCCTCCGTGCCCTCCGCCACTAGAAGATCCGCCTTCAGAGGACCCTTTGTATCCTCCATTACTAGACGATCCACCCTTGTTGCTCGGAGGAGTGTAGCCACTGCCCAAAGAACGGTGATGACGTTTACCATGTCCACCATGACCACGTTTACCATGACCATGTTTATGTCTTGGTAGGGCCTGGCTGCTGATCACCAGCAGGCAAACCAACAAGACCATCACGGAGTATTTCTgtaaggagaaggaggaggaggaggaatattaTGAATGCGAGAAATGAGGCCGTAAGACTGACGAATGCTTGCTCGCGCCTTGTCTAGTATTCCAAGCAGGAAGTGAAAAGGGAAAGTACTCGTGAtggaaatattaatgaattacaaaataaaattaaaattgttttgcAGGAACAAATCAGTCATTCTCTGATGCATCGATCAGtggctgttttttttccatctaatTCAAAGCTTTGGAAAACCTTTTCTGCTTCtgtttttgtcttcttttatgGCTTATTAGGGTTTGGCCATACTAGGCCATTTGGTGGCGCGTTTCAGTGGACATCGAATTTACGATAACCATCCTATTGTTCTACAGGGAATTAGGCTCCTTATAACTCAGTTGTATTACAGTATACTGAACTATATTTTTCATTGCAGACAGCTACAAACACAATTTGGTAAGCAAATAAGTATGTataacctatattctcatactAACAAATCACAAGTGGTTCTGACTGATATCTTATTGTTCAGTCAGCACATTAGCGAACCAGTTTTTATAAACAAAGTAAAGCATGAGAGATTGATAAGCATCAGATATATCGTCTTATATCGGTAACCTTTGGAAACGATACGAATAAGCCAAACCATCAGTAAAGACATACTCACCATGGTTGTGTGTTCTCAAAGCAAGTGGACGTCAAACGCTGATGCTCCAGCGGTCAGACGCagatatttatatagtaaatgAGAAGGCAGAAACCTTGtttggaaaatataaattaatgttttttttctcaaacCTCCTTCGTCACTCTTGTACAGTAATGCTTCTCAGTTCGATGACTGTCATTCAAAATGgctataaataacaaacaacagTTGGTGGGACTTTTTTCTTCAAGACTATATACGCGCAAATAACTTTCTGCATTGCTGGGCAAAACGGATAATTACTGTTTGACTCTGTTACCGAGGAACAAGAGTTCAACGATCTTACAaagcatttttgtttatttttgacgGTGGTCAtacttttcattgtttatagacatatgtatatgatCGCAAAATCATGGAATTAATTAGAACTTGATAGCAAtgtacacattaaaaaaatttcagtgtAGCACGAAAGTCCACATGCCTGAGAATATCATAATATTGAACTTGAACATGTAGAATAacctacgaaagtacttgttccaagtccagATGTTCACTTGCCCTCTTgcgtggattttatgataaaaatagatGTATATACTACAAAAGCATTTTTTTGTACTTCTAGGAGAATGGCAAATCTTATAATTGCTTATATGTTAACTTTTTTGTATAAGTATACAATCAAGCAAGAATACGTAAGTGGGTATTCATTAGATCTTTGTAGGTAACGTACGTGTAAACAGGTCCATTTGCACATTAAACTCACACAATACTAAATAGTGTGAGATAAAACATGAAGGAATAAACGCATCAGGGTGCAATTAATCAATTCAAAAGGTATTCTCAGCTGGTAATCTTCACCCTATGAAATACAGGTAGGAAAACGAGACAGGAGGGAACTGGAACCTGCTGGAAATGCAGTAATGATTGTCATTGCCAAATACCCTGTATAATCCGGTAACAGACGCATTTCTGAAACATTCTGGTAATCTGACAAGTCTTGAAATCATGAAAGCACCAAGGACGGCAGTCATGGCTACAgggttattcattattattactatttcggcacaaggaacaagcccaccaaaggggccattgactcgaaattcaagcttccaaagaatgttggtttcaacctcccacaacAGACCCCACACTGTAGGAGgcactgatcatgatacagagtcaGTGATTTTttatcgccctgggggagacgcgaacttgcgacatctgagtggcattccacgacactaaccactatccCTGATGCCAGCGAGAACCCTGACCCTTAAACAAACGCGGCAGATTGGTAGGGCGAGTCATTGAAAGGAGTAGACAGAGTACCTCTGCGATTTGGACTAATAACCTAAACGTTACAAACGTAATTTCGGTCTGTAGTTAAGCTGATGAAAGGAACGCAGACTTACAAGGGTAAGATGAGTTTTAAGCTATATTTCGAGAAATGACTGGTTATTCGGTCATACCTGCactttgattttgttttacttcgttATCCATCCAAGTGTCGAGGAGCCTTGGCGGCCTCTCAGAGGTCAGTGCATTCATACATTAACCTTTACTCCCGCTGACACCTTACTCGAATTTGGGTCACTTTTAGAGCAAATATCCGTCCTGGTATGAGGCCAACTTAATTTAAACCTGCCGGCCATAGTCTTAGGTGTTGAACTGGTCGTACAGACACATATATAGGATCAAGATATTCTCTTATGTGATTTTAAACCATTTCACTAATATGGTGCGTAGGAGAGGTTAGTTGGATACAAAGATTACTTGACCCAAATCAGCTATGGGCGATTTTTAAAGGACAATCTCCTGTAATGCCCTTTCctattttttcccatattttttttcctgaaaacgCACTTCAGACAGGCTAATAGGAAAGGAAAAGATGTTTGATTCGAAAATAAAGCTAGACTTTTATGAGAAGCATAAATGTTCGAGAGGGTAAAGTTTTATAGAAATTTGGCATTATGGAA
The nucleotide sequence above comes from Macrobrachium nipponense isolate FS-2020 chromosome 37, ASM1510439v2, whole genome shotgun sequence. Encoded proteins:
- the LOC135209296 gene encoding uncharacterized protein LOC135209296 yields the protein MPLLSSTTVIGGGPHLLTKKSTCKKSFLVLAGAAFLISLADAGGFGGGRGGGGGGGGGGGGGGGGGGGGGGGGSFGHGGGGYGQGGNAGGNGGGAGGGSYAQGGGAGSGVGGGYSQGNGAGVGGVGGYGQNSGAGSGGAGSYGQGGGAGTGGQVGGTSSQFFNLEGPTGGAGSGNGGNGYSGNQGSGGLGSGQGGYGGNQGGSGFGGGQGSFGGNQGGSGFGGGQGSYGGNQGGSGLGSGQGGYGGNQGGSGFGGGQGSYGGNQGGSGLGGGQGSYGGNQGGSGFGGGQGSFGGNKGGSGFGGGQGSYGGNQGGSGLGGGQGSYGGNQGGSGFGGGQGSYSGNLGNSGFGSGFGGSQGSSGYSNGQIGGGTGGGYSGNQGGSGYGSGQGNNGFGGGFGGNKGSGGSGNGGSGYGGGQGNGSY